Part of the Thermodesulfovibrionales bacterium genome, AACAACGAATGATTACCGGGATGCCTGGTTTATCGGCTATACCCCTGAGATGGTCGCCTGCGTCTGGGTCGGTTTTGACGACATGCGTCCCCTCGGCAACCAGGAGACCGGCGCCAGGGCTGCTTCGCCGATCTGGGTAAACTTCATGAAGGCCGTGAGCACCGATGAACCCACGGGGTTTGCGGTGCCGGAAGGGATCACGAACTATCCCATAGACCCGGCGAGCGGGCTTCTCATTAAGGAGGAAGGATCCGGCCTCAAAGAGTATTTCAAGAACGGGACCCAGCCGAAGGAATACTCATCGATCAAACCTTCCGGCCGGGAGACGAGGGAACCGTCACGTTTAGATTTCGATTAAGGGGGTGTCCAATGTCACGGAAGAGTCTTGTTTCGAGGACGTCTGGTTTTTGCAAGCTTCTCTTATTCGGATGTCTTATCCTCATGTTCGCGGCTCCGGTGCTCTCCGCGCAGGAGGACCTTTATGATAAGGCCCTCCATGCCTATCACAAGAAAGATTTTAAGGCGACCGTTAAATACCTGAAGGAATATGTCGCCCAGAATCCCGATGCAGGGGCCTACTATCTCCTCGGTTATGCGAACTATAAGTTGAAGAACAGGAAAGAGGCCTCAGAATATTTCAGGGAGGCCTATCTCATAGACCCCAATTTTACGCCGAGGGAAATCGATTTCGGGAAGAAGAGGAAATGACCGGCTGCCCGTGCGGATGTCCATGACGGCGATCCTGTCCCGTGGTGATACCCGGTTGCTGCGGGCCCTGCAAGGCGCTTTGCGATTCCGATGATTGATCCGCACATATTCCGTGAGTATGACATACGAGGCGTCTGGGGAAGGGACCTGACGGAAGAGAGCGTCGATGCCATCGGAAGGGCCCTTGCCGTCTTTCTCGGAAAGCGGTTTTCGAAAGAGAAGATTACCATTACCGTCGGCAGGGATGTTAGACTGAGCTCGCAGGCCGTCTTCAGCAGTCTTGCCAAAGGACTTCTCGCAAGCGGTGTCGACGTCATCGATATCGGTGTCTGCCCTACCCCCCTCCAGTATTTCTCCCTGCATCGCCTCCCCGTTGACGGCGGGGTCATGATAACGGGGAGCCATAACCCT contains:
- a CDS encoding tetratricopeptide repeat protein, with product MSRKSLVSRTSGFCKLLLFGCLILMFAAPVLSAQEDLYDKALHAYHKKDFKATVKYLKEYVAQNPDAGAYYLLGYANYKLKNRKEASEYFREAYLIDPNFTPREIDFGKKRK